The genome window CCGCCAGCACGACGCGATCGCTCCCGGCCGCGGCCGCCGCGAAGTCAGGATGGACCTCCACCGGCACGACGGTGAACTGATAGTCCTTCAGCTGCCCGTCCGCCCCGCCACGCCACGTGTGGCGGACCGCCTGCCCCGTCTGGCCAGTCGCGACCCACACCGGAAGCCGGAACACCTCGGCCGCCGCGCGAACCGCCGCCGCTTCCGGCGTCTCCGCCGGAGGGCCGGCGTCCAGCTTCGACATGGGCAACACGAAGGCCCCCCAACGCTCGTTCCAGGCCAGAGCCAGCCGACCATCGAACTTCATCAACGCCACGCCAATCGACACAACGGGGTACTCGGACATGGGAGTCATTCCTTGGGGAAAAGAACAATTCTCTTTTGGTGATTTCTTGCCGTTCGATTCACTTGTGGAATACACTACGAGCCGCCCATCGGACGAGCAAGGTGGAAGCTGAAAGAATCGCGAGACTGGTCAAATTGGATGTCGAACCCGAATCATCTTCCGCTCGAACTGCTCGAAACGTTCGTGGCGATCGCCGACCACGACGGGGACGCCGCTGCCGCGGGACGCCAGCTGGAGATCTCCCAGCCGACGGTCTCGAAGCGGCTGGCGGCTCTGCGTCGGCTGACCGCGGATGGCTCGCGGCCCCCCTGGTTGCTGCTGAAGGGGAAACGCTGGCTGCTGACGTCCGAAGGGGAAAGAATGCGAGGAGTGGCGGCGGACCTAATCCGCCAGTACCGGCGTGTGGAGGCTTTTGCCGCCGGTGGGAGCCTCCCCTCACGGCCGGAAGTCTCCCTCGCGTGCGGCCAGCAGGCGGCGGCCGGTTTTGTGAAAGGTGCTGTAGAACGATTTCTCCAGGAGCAGCCGGAGTCGCGGATTCGCCTGTCGACGGCGCGGGCGAAAGCGCGGATCGAGGGGGTGGCGGCGGGGCGATTCGATCTGGCGGTGGTCGCCGAGGCCCCCGCGATCATTCGCCGGACAGCGCGGACCGAGCTCTTCGTCGAGACGCTTTTTGAAGATCGCCTGGTCTTGGCCGCCAATCCTCGGCCGAAGGCGACATGGGCCCGGCAATGGGGCGAGCTCCCGACCGATCGCCCGGCGGCGGCCCGGGATCTCGTCGGCCTCCCGTTCATTCTTCCCGAGCCCGACGCGACCCGGCGGCAGCAGTTCGACCAGTGGATCTACCGGAGCACCGGACAACCGGTGGATGTGGTGATTGAAACCGGCGGCTGGCAGACAATCCTGGACTTTGCCTCGGCCGGACTAGGCGTCGCCTTGGCCTCGCAAAGTGCGATCGACTGGCTCGATGGAACTCGCCCCGAGGAGCTGACGACGCGATTGTTAGCGGTCCGAGACTTGCATCCGAGGATCGTTCACTTGATAGCTCGTAAGATTCACGGACAGAACGAGCCGGATCTTGAAGGAACCGCGGCAGGCCTCCGCTCGGCACTGAAACGCATGGCCGAGGTGACGACAATTCCTCGATGAGACGAAGCCTGTCAAGATCTTCCTGGCCAGGCCGACATCGCAATTACACGATAGGCTGGTCATGCGAGACGCGAGGGGACACCATCTTTGAGCGGACTATGAACCTTGGTCCTAGCTCACCGATCTCAAGTCCCGCGGACTGCTCGACAGCACGCTCCTGATTTATACCACGGAGTTCGGCCGTCAGCCCGCAACACGGGGCCGAGAACGCGACCACAATCCCGGAGCGTGCACCGCTGGGAGGTTGCGATTTCTCAATACACCCGCCGCTGTGCCCTGGTTCTAAGGGACGCTCGGATCCCCTGAGCCTTGACCTCATCCCGCAGCTCCCCGGAGCGAAGTGGCTTGGATACACTTCTCAGTTCGCACGGGAGCGTTATCCTCTCTTTGCTGCTCGGAGGGAAGCGTGGCTCGGAGGCTCCTTGGCTTCTGCGAGTGTGGGAACGCGGAGGGCTGTGGCTCGGAGGGAAGCGTCGCTCGGATACACTCGGAACCAGTCCTGCCCAGCGTTCTCCGAAGCTGTGGCTCGGAGGGAAGCGTCGCTCGGATACACTACGACCGGGTGAAGCGCCGCCGCCTCTGCAGCTGTGGCTCGGAGGGAAGCGTCGCTCGGATACACTGGCCGAGGAACGGTACGACCGACTCGAACTGCTGTGGCTCGGAGGGAAGCGTCGCTCGGATACACTGCAGTGCGTCGTGACATCACCGCCCTACTTGCTGTGGCTCGGAGGGAAGCGTCGCTCGGATACACTGTCAATGGTTTGGCAGAGGCGGGGCATTGCGCTGTGGCTCGGAGGGAAGCGTCGCTCGGATACACTCCAAGACCACGGCGGGAACCTCTACGCCGCGCTGTGGCTCGGAGGGAAGCGTCGCTCGGATACACTCCCACTGCTTCTCAACCGTGATCCCGAAGTGCTGTGGCTCGGAGGGAAGCGTCGCTCGGATACACTGGATGCGGAGGGGGGCAACATCTTCGAAGTGCTGTGGCTCGGAGGGAAGCGTCGCTCGGATACACTGAAGAAGGCGACTCCTGGGCCGTGGGTGGCGCTGTGGCTCGGAGGGAAGCGTCGCTCGGATACACTGATGCACAAGAACTCCCTCCACCTGATGTCGCTGTGGCTCGGAGGGAAGCGTCGCTCGGATACACTAGGAACGAACGCACTTCCAGTTCTACGATGGCTGTGGCTCGGAGGGA of Planctomyces sp. SH-PL14 contains these proteins:
- a CDS encoding substrate-binding domain-containing protein: MSNPNHLPLELLETFVAIADHDGDAAAAGRQLEISQPTVSKRLAALRRLTADGSRPPWLLLKGKRWLLTSEGERMRGVAADLIRQYRRVEAFAAGGSLPSRPEVSLACGQQAAAGFVKGAVERFLQEQPESRIRLSTARAKARIEGVAAGRFDLAVVAEAPAIIRRTARTELFVETLFEDRLVLAANPRPKATWARQWGELPTDRPAAARDLVGLPFILPEPDATRRQQFDQWIYRSTGQPVDVVIETGGWQTILDFASAGLGVALASQSAIDWLDGTRPEELTTRLLAVRDLHPRIVHLIARKIHGQNEPDLEGTAAGLRSALKRMAEVTTIPR